In Rhinatrema bivittatum chromosome 1, aRhiBiv1.1, whole genome shotgun sequence, a single genomic region encodes these proteins:
- the LOC115098675 gene encoding olfactory receptor 1L4-like: protein METENHTRVTSFILSGMSDIPEYQITLFLVFLTLYLLNMLGNIVMMALIVTDPKLKTPMYFFLCNLSFVDVCFTSVTVPKLLASFLSKSKIISYAGCMAQMYFFLAIGINECFLLSAMAYDRYVAICNPLHYALEMSRKLCSLIVTGCWTISHLHSMLHTLLMCRVSFCKSNIIDHFFCDLQPLLKLACSDVSTNELVMFIEGAMVGMSTLLCILISYICIFSTILGIKSAEGRCKAFSTCSSHLIVVILFFGSAFFTYYRTSSSYNQKRNRLVTVIYTVVTPMLNPFIYSLRNNDVKGALRQAIDRIIRPVQKM, encoded by the coding sequence ATGGAAACTGAAAATCATACCAGAGTGACATCATTCATTCTCTCGGGAATGTCGGATATTCCAGAATATCAGATCACACTCTTCTTGGTGTTTTTAACTCTGTACCTGCTTAACATGCTAGGAAATATTGTCATGATGGCATTAATAGTCACTGACCCTAAACTTAAAACCCCAATGTATTTCTTCCTCTGTAACTTGTCCTTTGTGGACGTGTGTTTCACCTCTGTCACTGTCCCTAAACTACTGGCCAGCTTCCTTTCCAAGAGTAAAATCATTTCTTACGCTGGCTGTATGGCACAGATGTATTTCTTTCTTGCTATCGGTATTAATGAGTGTTTTCTCCTTTCAGCAATGGCGTATGACCGGTATGTGGCTATTTGCAATCCTCTCCATTATGCCTTGGAGATGAGCAGGAAACTTTGTAGTCTGATTGTGACTGGTTGCTGGACAATTTCTCACCTTCATTCAATGTTGCACACTTTGTTGATGTGTCGGGTGTCTTTTTGCAAGTCAAATATCATTGACCACTTTTTCTGTGACCTCCAGCCACTGCTGAAGCTTGCCTGCTCTGATGTCTCCACTAATGAACTAGTAATGTTTATTGAAGGCGCCATGGTAGGAATGAGCACCTTGCTTTGCATACTCATCTCTTACATTTGCATCTTCTCCACCATACTCGGCATCAAGTCTGCTGAGGGAAGATGCAAAGCTTTCTCCACCTGTTCCTCTCACCTCATTGTGGTCATCTTATTCTTTGGATCTGCTTTTTTTACCTATTATCGGACTTCTTCTAGCTATAACCAGAAAAGGAACCGGTTGGTTACTGTGATATACACAGTTGTCACACCAATGCTAAACCCATTCATCTATAGTCTGAGAAATAATGATGTGAAAGGAGCTCTAAGACAAGCAATAGATAGAATCATAAGACCTGTTCAGAAAATGTAA